In Bicyclus anynana chromosome 1, ilBicAnyn1.1, whole genome shotgun sequence, a single window of DNA contains:
- the LOC112046882 gene encoding splicing factor 3B subunit 6, which translates to MALALQRRANVRLPPEVNRILYIRNLPYKISAEEMYDIFGKYGAIRQIRVGNTPETRGTAFVVYEDIFDAKNACDHLSGFNVCNRYLVVLYYRSNKAFKGMDIEKKQEELDTLKKKYGISTEELRK; encoded by the exons ATGGCATTGGCTCTTCAAAGACGTGCAAAT gtgaGGCTTCCACCTGAAGTCAATAGAATCCTATACATTAGGAATTTACCTTATAAAATATCAGCTGAAGAAATGTATGATATATTTGGTAAATATGGCGCAATAAGGCAAATtcgtgt tgGCAATACACCCGAGACTAGAGGAACTGCGTTTGTGGTATACGAAGATATCtttgatgctaaaaatgcatgTGACCATTTATCTGGATTCAATGTGTGCAACAGATATTTAgtagttttatattatagatctaACAAAGCATTTAAGGGTATGGATATAGAAAAGAAACAAGAAGAATTAGATACTTTAAAGAAGAAATATGGTATTTCCACAGAAGaactacgtaaataa